The following coding sequences lie in one Arachis ipaensis cultivar K30076 chromosome B03, Araip1.1, whole genome shotgun sequence genomic window:
- the LOC107629801 gene encoding ras-related protein RABA1f, with product MGAYRADDDYDYLFKVVLIGDSGVGKSNLLSRFTKNEFSLESKSTIGVEFATRSIHVDDKIVKAQIWDTAGQERYRAITSAYYRGAVGALLVYDVTRHVTFENVERWLKELRDHTDANIVIMLVGNKADLRHLRAVNTDDAKAFAERESTFFMETSALESLNVDNAFTEVLTQIYRVVSRKTLEIGDDPTALPKGQTINVGGKDDVSAVKKAGCCSS from the exons ATGGGAGCATACAGAGCGGACGATGATTACGATTACTTGTTCAAGGTGGTGCTGATCGGAGACTCCGGCGTCGGAAAGTCGAATCTTTTGTCTCGATTCACAAAAAATGAATTCAGCTTGGAATCCAAATCCACCATTGGCGTTGAATTCGCCACTCGCAGCATCCACGTCGATGATAAGATCGTTAAGGCCCAAATTTGGGACACTGCTGGACAAGAAAG ATATCGCGCAATCACTAGTGCATATTATCGAGGAGCTGTTGGCGCATTGCTTGTGTACGATGTTACCAGACACGTGACCTTTGAAAATGTGGAAAGATGGTTAAAGGAACTTAGGGATCACACAGATGCCAACATTGTAATCATGCTTGTAGGAAACAAGGCGGATCTTCGGCACCTGCGTGCCGTGAACACTGATGACGCCAAGGCATTTGCCGAGAGAGAAAGCACATTCTTCATGGAAACGTCTGCACTCGAATCCTTGAATGTTGACAATGCTTTCACAGAAGTGCTCACTCAGATCTATCGCGTTGTTAGTCGGAAAACTCTTGAGATTGGAGATGACCCTACTGCCTTGCCAAAGGGGCAAACGATCAATGTCGGTGGTAAGGATGATGTCTCGGCTGTTAAAAAGGCTGGATGCTGCTCTTCATAG
- the LOC107629800 gene encoding cinnamoyl-CoA reductase 1-like produces MSSSDGKVVCVTGASGYIASWIVKFLLNRGYTVRATVRDTNDPRKVEHLTKLEGAKERLQLLKANLLEEGSFDSAVQGCDGVFHTASPFYRDVNDPQAELLDPAVKGTLNVLQACVKSQSVKRVVLTSSMAAVTFNGRPLTPEVVVDETWFSDPELCKESKSWYWYVLSKTLAEDAAWKFAKENNIRLVTINPAMVIGPLLQPVLNTSAGGVLNVINGAQTFPNATFGWVNVKDVANAHIQAYEILSASGRYCMVERVEHFSGIVKLLRDLYPTLPLPEKSADDKPYVPTYQVSKEKTESLILEFIPLEVSLKETVESLKEKKFTNF; encoded by the exons ATGAGCAGCAGCGACGGCAAGGTGGTGTGTGTCACCGGAGCTTCCGGTTACATCGCTTCATGGATCGTCAAGTTTCTTCTTAATCGCGGTTACACTGTCAGGGCCACTGTTCGTGACACAA ATGATCCGAGAAAGGTAGAGCACTTAACTAAGCTTGAAGGTGCCAAGGAGAGACTACAGCTGTTGAAGGCGAATCTTCTAGAAGAAGGTTCGTTCGACTCTGCTGTTCAAGGCTGTGATGGTGTCTTTCATACAGCATCTCCCTTTTATCGTGATGTCAACGATCCACAG GCTGAGCTTTTGGATCCGGCAGTTAAAGGAACCCTCAATGTTCTTCAAGCATGTGTTAAATCTCAGTCGGTGAAGCGCGTAGTTTTAACTTCTTCAATGGCTGCTGTTACATTTAATGGAAGGCCTCTGACTCCTGAAGTAGTAGTTGATGAGACCTGGTTTTCCGATCCAGAACTCTGTAAGGAGTCGAAG tcaTGGTACTGGTATGTGCTTTCAAAGACATTGGCTGAAGATGCTGCCTGGAAATTTGCAAAAGAAAACAACATCCGGTTGGTCACTATTAACCCAGCAATGGTGATTGGACCTCTTCTGCAACCAGTACTTAACACAAGTGCTGGTGGTGTTTTGAATGTAATTAATG GTGCACAAACATTTCCAAATGCTACTTTTGGATGGGTCAATGTGAAAGATGTTGCAAATGCTCATATCCAGGCTTATGAAATTCTTTCAGCTAGTGGGAGATATTGCATGGTAGAAAGAGTAGAACATTTCTCAGGGATTGTGAAACTTTTACGTGATTTATACCCAACATTACCCCTTCCAGAGAA GTCCGCCGATGATAAGCCGTATGTGCCAACATATCAAGTTTCGAAAGAAAAGACAGAGAGCTTGATACTTGAATTTATTCCTTTGGAAGTGAGCCTCAAGGAGACTGTGGAAAGTTTGAAAGAAAAGAAGTTCACCAACTTTTAA